The bacterium region TGTTTGAAATAGATTCGGATTTTATGAAGGAGGAAAACAGTGGAAGATATTTTTGGAACTCTTGAGCGGCAAATAGAGAGGCTTCTTAATGCCGTAATAAAGCTAAAGGAGGAAAGAAAGCGTCTTTCTGACGAGAATAGTTCGCTTAGGGAGCGCGTGAGTCAGCTTGAATACGAGCTTGACTCTCTTAAGCGCGAAAACGAGATGTTAAGAAATACAGCGCAGGGCAGCGAGGAAGCGAAAAGCAGACTCGATTCGCTGCTAAGACGCATAAATGAAGTGCTCGGTGAGGAAACATAACTAAGCCTTATTAGCGACGGGAAACAACGATGGCGGAATCAGGAAAAATAGTTGTGCCGATAAGGGTCCTTAATTATGATATCAGGGTGTTGACTGAGGAATCCCCTGAGTATGTGAAGAAAGTGTCCGAATATGTAGACTCGAAAATAAACGAGGTAGTATCGGGTGCCGATACAGCTTCAATAATAAAGTCGGTGATTTTAGCTGCATTAAATATCGCCGATGAATTGTTTAAAGAGCGAGAAAAGCTGAAAACCCTTGCTGAGAAAATAGAGGAACAATCAAAGCTTTTAGAGGAAAAGCTTAACGAGCTCGAAGTAAACTCACACTTTAAATGATAGATTACCTACCATAAGTTCATTCCTGATTCCGTCATAAGAGTTGTTTCCCCTCTGAGGAGGTGATTAACATGACGATAGTAGGAAATGTTGTGATAGCGATAGTATTGGCAGTTATTGGTTTTGCTATTGGTCTTTTAAGCGGTCGGATGGCTGCCAAGAGGGTTTTATCGTCCGCTGAGGAGAAAGCAAAAGCAATTTTGGATAAAGCCAAGAAGGAACTTGAGCTAAGAAAAAGTAAGCTTGAGCTGGAGTTTGAAAGGGAAAGAGCACGAAGGAAAGCCGACTTCGAAAGGATGACTCGCGCAAAAAGGAACGAGCTCGAGAAACTTGAGAAGCGAATCCATGAACAGCAACGGTCCATCGAGAGCAGAGCGGACATTCTTAGACGCAGGGAAAGAGAGATTCTTAATCGCGAAAAACAGCTTCAGGCTCGTGAAAAAGCCATAGAGCAGCGCGAAAACGAACTTAATGAGCTAATAAGGCGCGAGAACGAAAGACTTGAGAGAATCGCTGGAATGACCCAGGAAGAGGCAAAACAGATTCTCATGGAAAACCTCATATCAGAAGCGCGTGCCGAAGCGCAGAAAATGATAAAGCAAATACGGATGGAGGCTGAGCAGAAAGCGGAAAGAGAAGCGAAAGAAGTTATAATATCCGCTATACAGCGTTGCGCTGCAGAAACTACTGTGGAATCAACCGTTTCAGTGGTTTCGTTGCCATCGGACGAGATCAAAGGACGCATTATCGGGCGTGAAGGAAGAAATATAAGAGCTTTTGAGACCGCGACCGGTGTCGATGTTATAGTGGACGACACCCCCGAGGCAATAATACTGTCGGGATACGACCCTATAAGGCGCGAAATAGCAAAAATAGCAATGGAAAAGCTTATAGTGGATGGAAGAATACATCCCGCGAGGATAGAGGAGGTCGTTGCCAAGGCTGAGAAGGAAGTCGAGGGCATATTCAAAGAGGTTGGCGAGCAGGTATGTTTCGAACTGGGTGTCCACGACCTGCATCCAGAGTTGGTAAAGCTTCTTGGCAGGCTTAAGTATCGAACAAGCTACGGGCAAAATGTATTACAACATTCTAAGGAGGTGGCTTGGCTTGCTGCCTACATGGCTTCCGAACTTGACCTTGACCCCAAACTCGCAAAAAGATGCGGTCTTCTTCATGACATAGGGAAAGCGGTTGACAGAGGGCGCGAGGGAACACATACCCAACTCGGCTACGAGGTAGCCAAAAAGTACGGTGAAAATGAGGTTGTATTAAATGCTATTTTGGCTCATCACGAGGATGTCGAACCTACGACCCCGTATACTATTCTCGTCCAGGCCGCTGACGCTATATCTGGGGCGAGACCTGGTGCGCGAAGAGAAACGCTGGAGAATTACATAAGAAGGTTGCAAAAGCTTGAGGAGCTGGCTGATTCGTTCCCCGGAGTCCAGAAAGCATATGCTATTCAAGCAGGAAGGGAAATAAGGGTTATAGTGGAGCCAAGCAAGGTTGACGACCATCTTGCGGAGATATTAGCTGCTGAGATCTCCCAGAAAATAGAGCGCGAAATGGAATACCCGGGCCAGATTAAAGTGGTCGTTATACGAGAGGTTCGAGCTATAGATTACGCAAAATAATCAAAAAAGAAAGGTAATCGTGGAAAAGGTAACTGTTCTTTTTATCGGCGATATATATGCCAAGCCAGGCAGAATGGCTGTGAGAAAACTTTTGCCCGAGCTAAGGGAGAAGTTTAAGCCCGACATAGTAATAGCCAATGCCGAAAATGTTGCTGGTGGTTTCGGGATAACGGAGAATCTCGCCCTAAAGCTTTTCAGGTACGGCGTTGATGTCATAACGCTTGGCAACCACACATGGAATAAGCGCGAAGACCTTGGTGATGCTTTGGATAAATACGAATATTTACTTCGCCCGGCAAATTACCCGCCTGGTAATCAGGGACACGGTTCGACCATTTTCACATCGCCGTCAGGAGTTAAGATAGGGGTTATAAACCTTAT contains the following coding sequences:
- the zapB gene encoding cell division protein ZapB; its protein translation is MEDIFGTLERQIERLLNAVIKLKEERKRLSDENSSLRERVSQLEYELDSLKRENEMLRNTAQGSEEAKSRLDSLLRRINEVLGEET
- a CDS encoding cell division protein ZapA, with protein sequence MAESGKIVVPIRVLNYDIRVLTEESPEYVKKVSEYVDSKINEVVSGADTASIIKSVILAALNIADELFKEREKLKTLAEKIEEQSKLLEEKLNELEVNSHFK
- the rny gene encoding ribonuclease Y, whose product is MTIVGNVVIAIVLAVIGFAIGLLSGRMAAKRVLSSAEEKAKAILDKAKKELELRKSKLELEFERERARRKADFERMTRAKRNELEKLEKRIHEQQRSIESRADILRRREREILNREKQLQAREKAIEQRENELNELIRRENERLERIAGMTQEEAKQILMENLISEARAEAQKMIKQIRMEAEQKAEREAKEVIISAIQRCAAETTVESTVSVVSLPSDEIKGRIIGREGRNIRAFETATGVDVIVDDTPEAIILSGYDPIRREIAKIAMEKLIVDGRIHPARIEEVVAKAEKEVEGIFKEVGEQVCFELGVHDLHPELVKLLGRLKYRTSYGQNVLQHSKEVAWLAAYMASELDLDPKLAKRCGLLHDIGKAVDRGREGTHTQLGYEVAKKYGENEVVLNAILAHHEDVEPTTPYTILVQAADAISGARPGARRETLENYIRRLQKLEELADSFPGVQKAYAIQAGREIRVIVEPSKVDDHLAEILAAEISQKIEREMEYPGQIKVVVIREVRAIDYAK